Proteins encoded by one window of Lutibacter sp. A64:
- a CDS encoding DUF2892 domain-containing protein, whose product MFNKNIKLVIAGAIVVWSVFQFVDGNIMNGISLVLLAGIFVLFYFKNEFILLAFLQLRKQNFAGASKWLSYIKNPSSALIQKQEGYYNFLQGIMVSQTNLTQAEKYFKKAISLGLNMQHDLAMAKLQLGGIAMSKRRKREATMLINEAKKLDTQGVLSDQIKMMKDQLKRI is encoded by the coding sequence ATGTTTAATAAGAATATAAAATTAGTAATTGCAGGAGCAATTGTTGTATGGTCAGTATTTCAATTTGTTGATGGAAATATAATGAATGGTATTTCATTAGTTTTATTGGCAGGTATATTTGTCTTATTTTATTTTAAAAATGAATTTATTTTATTAGCATTTTTACAATTAAGAAAACAAAACTTTGCAGGTGCTAGTAAATGGCTATCTTATATTAAAAATCCTAGTAGTGCTTTAATTCAAAAGCAAGAAGGTTATTATAACTTTTTACAAGGAATTATGGTTTCTCAAACAAATTTAACTCAGGCAGAAAAATACTTTAAAAAAGCAATAAGCTTAGGTTTAAATATGCAACATGATTTAGCAATGGCGAAACTACAATTAGGAGGTATTGCAATGTCTAAAAGACGAAAAAGAGAAGCTACAATGCTTATAAATGAAGCTAAAAAATTAGACACACAAGGAGTTCTTTCTGATCAAATAAAAATGATGAAAGATCAACTTAAAAGAATTTAA
- a CDS encoding lytic transglycosylase encodes MKSIAKNYDISTRDLLRLNPDIGRKPKENTVIIVPNKNYGKQVIGTEKNETETYIVKPKETLFGISKKYNTTIEELIQANPDLLHDGLKIGMHLTVPAVIESEESDSTNYITHTVVKDDTVYNLTKKYEVSQENLMALNPALSEGLKLGMVLKIKPIASTIEEDVTEGLYEDEETIDTDFFEEPFNLKKTINVAIMLPYELNKYQDSIPEKVLSKGNSIFNIATDFHMGTAMAIDSLRTKGITVNVTYYDTQNSNYKLQTIVNRNDFSNTDVIIGPLFYAKAHWLSKHVNAPVISPVYSKDQNNLSASNLIKSDNASEALYEEHLLSYMRTVYKGENIIVINDVAEKSQSKLWRIVNKLKAFDSIQEISVLKPSKGNIDNAKFAQKLKKDTKNWVFLISDDIVTTATAVNNLKSFMEEYEITLLSTEKGRNFDKIDNSFLGQLNFTYPTTDFVNMQDPRVKIFYANFSSKYATLPSKYAVRGFDVAYDILLRLASEDSIEEALRAGKSSRISAVFNYDKKLFGSFENNGVYIVHYNKELSPVLVE; translated from the coding sequence ATGAAAAGTATTGCTAAAAATTATGATATTTCTACAAGAGATTTATTACGATTAAATCCAGATATTGGTAGAAAACCAAAAGAAAATACCGTAATTATTGTACCAAATAAAAATTATGGAAAACAGGTAATAGGAACTGAAAAAAATGAAACAGAAACCTATATAGTAAAACCAAAAGAGACATTATTTGGAATTTCGAAAAAGTATAATACTACTATTGAAGAATTAATTCAGGCAAATCCAGATTTATTACATGATGGATTAAAAATTGGGATGCATCTTACAGTTCCAGCGGTAATTGAAAGTGAAGAAAGTGATTCAACTAATTATATAACACATACTGTAGTTAAAGATGATACTGTTTATAATTTAACAAAGAAATACGAAGTTTCTCAAGAAAATTTAATGGCATTAAATCCAGCTTTAAGCGAAGGTTTAAAACTAGGGATGGTTTTAAAAATTAAACCAATTGCTTCAACAATTGAAGAAGATGTAACTGAAGGTTTGTATGAAGATGAAGAAACTATTGATACAGATTTTTTTGAAGAACCTTTTAACCTTAAAAAAACAATTAATGTTGCAATAATGCTTCCTTATGAATTAAATAAATATCAAGATTCAATTCCAGAGAAAGTATTATCTAAAGGAAATTCAATTTTTAATATTGCTACAGATTTTCATATGGGAACCGCTATGGCAATAGATTCTTTAAGAACTAAAGGTATAACTGTAAATGTAACATATTACGATACTCAAAATTCTAATTACAAGTTGCAAACTATTGTAAATAGAAATGATTTTTCTAATACAGATGTTATTATTGGACCTTTATTTTATGCCAAAGCACATTGGTTATCAAAACATGTGAATGCACCAGTAATTTCACCTGTTTATTCAAAAGATCAAAATAATTTATCTGCCAGTAACTTAATAAAATCTGATAATGCAAGTGAAGCTTTATATGAAGAACATTTATTAAGTTATATGAGAACAGTTTATAAAGGTGAAAACATTATTGTGATAAATGATGTAGCAGAGAAGTCTCAAAGTAAATTATGGAGAATTGTAAATAAATTAAAAGCATTTGATTCAATTCAAGAAATTTCTGTACTAAAACCTTCTAAAGGAAATATTGACAATGCTAAATTTGCTCAAAAATTAAAAAAAGATACTAAAAATTGGGTGTTTTTAATTAGTGATGATATTGTAACTACAGCAACTGCAGTAAACAATTTAAAAAGTTTTATGGAAGAATATGAGATAACACTTTTATCTACAGAAAAGGGTAGAAATTTTGATAAAATTGATAATAGCTTTTTAGGACAGTTAAATTTTACATATCCAACAACAGATTTTGTAAATATGCAAGATCCTAGAGTAAAAATCTTCTATGCTAATTTTAGTTCTAAATATGCTACACTACCATCTAAATATGCTGTAAGAGGTTTTGATGTTGCTTATGATATATTATTAAGATTGGCAAGTGAAGATAGTATTGAAGAAGCTTTAAGAGCAGGGAAATCTTCTAGAATTTCTGCTGTTTTTAATTATGATAAAAAGCTATTTGGAAGTTTTGAAAATAATGGAGTTTACATTGTACATTACAATAAAGAATTGTCTCCAGTATTGGTTGAGTAA
- the guaA gene encoding glutamine-hydrolyzing GMP synthase: MQHQVLILDFGSQYTQLIARRVRELNIFCEIFPYNSENFNVEDYSAVILSGSPSSVKATDAPIPNLSEIKGKLPLLGVCYGAQYMAHNFGGEVGASNTREYGRANLSYIKENELFFENVSEGSQVWMSHSDTIINLPDSFELIASTHDVKNAAFKIKGEATYGIQFHPEVYHSKDGLTILKNFLVNIAGVAQTWTPDSFVETTVAELKEKLGNDKVVLGLSGGVDSTVAAVLISKAIGENLYCIFVNNGLLRKNEFESVLNQYKGMGLNVKGVDASARFLKELAGESDPEGKRKIIGRVFIETFDDEAHLIKDVSWLAQGTIYPDVIESVSATGGPSATIKSHHNVGGLPDFMKLKIVEPLNTLFKDEVRRVGKSMGIDAELLGRHPFPGPGLGIRILGDITAEKVRILQEVDAIFIQGLKDEGLYNKVWQAGAMLLPVNSVGVMGDERTYEKAVVLRAVESTDGMTADWVNLPYEFLQKTSNKIINGVKGVNRVVYDISSKPPATIEWE; encoded by the coding sequence ATGCAACATCAAGTACTTATTTTAGATTTCGGTTCGCAATACACGCAGTTGATTGCCCGTAGAGTTAGAGAATTAAACATTTTTTGTGAAATTTTCCCATACAATAGTGAAAATTTTAATGTAGAAGATTACAGTGCTGTAATTCTTTCTGGAAGTCCATCTTCTGTAAAGGCTACAGATGCTCCAATACCTAATTTATCTGAGATTAAAGGTAAATTACCTTTGTTAGGTGTTTGTTATGGTGCACAATATATGGCACATAATTTTGGAGGTGAAGTAGGAGCTTCTAATACAAGAGAGTATGGACGAGCAAACCTTTCTTATATTAAAGAAAACGAATTGTTTTTTGAAAATGTTTCTGAAGGTAGTCAGGTTTGGATGAGCCATAGCGATACAATTATAAACTTACCAGATAGTTTTGAGTTAATTGCAAGCACACATGATGTAAAAAATGCAGCTTTTAAAATTAAAGGAGAAGCAACTTACGGAATTCAATTTCATCCAGAAGTTTACCATTCTAAAGATGGTTTAACAATTTTGAAAAACTTTTTAGTGAATATAGCTGGAGTTGCTCAAACTTGGACACCAGATTCTTTTGTTGAAACAACTGTGGCAGAATTAAAAGAAAAATTAGGAAACGATAAAGTTGTTTTAGGTCTTTCAGGAGGTGTAGATTCTACAGTAGCTGCAGTTTTAATTTCAAAAGCTATTGGAGAAAATTTATACTGCATATTTGTAAATAATGGTTTATTACGTAAAAATGAATTTGAAAGCGTATTAAATCAATATAAAGGTATGGGACTAAACGTAAAAGGAGTTGATGCTTCGGCACGTTTTTTGAAAGAGCTTGCAGGAGAAAGTGATCCTGAAGGAAAACGTAAAATTATTGGTCGTGTTTTTATTGAAACATTTGATGATGAAGCACACTTAATTAAAGATGTAAGCTGGTTAGCACAAGGTACAATTTATCCAGATGTTATAGAATCAGTTTCAGCAACAGGAGGTCCTTCAGCAACTATTAAATCGCATCATAATGTTGGTGGATTGCCAGATTTTATGAAGTTAAAAATAGTAGAACCTTTAAATACATTGTTTAAAGATGAAGTTAGAAGAGTTGGAAAATCTATGGGTATTGATGCCGAATTATTAGGTAGACATCCATTTCCAGGCCCGGGATTAGGAATTAGAATTTTAGGAGATATTACTGCTGAAAAAGTAAGAATATTACAAGAAGTTGATGCCATTTTTATACAAGGTTTAAAAGATGAAGGTTTGTATAATAAAGTTTGGCAAGCTGGTGCTATGTTGTTACCAGTAAATTCTGTAGGGGTAATGGGAGATGAAAGAACCTACGAAAAAGCAGTGGTTTTAAGAGCAGTAGAATCTACAGATGGTATGACAGCAGATTGGGTAAATTTACCGTATGAATTTTTACAAAAAACATCAAATAAAATAATAAATGGTGTAAAAGGTGTTAATAGAGTAGTGTATGATATTAGCTCTAAACCGCCTGCAACTATTGAGTGGGAATAA
- the gyrB gene encoding DNA topoisomerase (ATP-hydrolyzing) subunit B has product MSDEINKSNYSADSIQALEGMEHVRMRPSMYIGDVGIRGLHHLVYEVVDNSIDEAMAGHCNTIDVIINENGSLSVKDNGRGIPVGMHKKEGVSALEVVMTKIGAGGKFDKDSYKVSGGLHGVGVSVVNALSDHLKATVYSGDGKIWEQEYERGKALYPAKPVGETTEKGTMVTFLPDASIFTQTIEFNYVTLATRLRELSFLNKGVTLTLTDKRVKDDEGNFISETFHSDEGLPEFIKYLDETREQLTAGIISMEGEKNGIPVEVAMVYNTSYAENLHSYVNNINTHEGGTHLSGFRRGLTNTLKKYAESSGMLDKLKFDIAGDDFREGLTAIISVKVAEPQFEGQTKTKLGNREVTSAVSQAVSEMLQDYLEENPADAKTIVQKVVLAAQARHAARKAREMVQRKTVMSIGGLPGKLSDCSETDPEHCEIFLVEGDSAGGTAKQGRDRAFQAILPLRGKILNVEKAMQHKVFDNEEIKNMYTALGVSIGTEEDPRALNLDKLRYNKIVIMCDADVDGSHIATLILTFFFRYMKELIENGHIYIATPPLYLVKKGQKREYAWNEDQRDLIARNLGGNVNIQRYKGLGEMNATQLWDTTMNPEFRTLRQVTVNNLTEADRVFSMLMGDEVPPRREFIEKNAKYANIDA; this is encoded by the coding sequence ATGAGTGACGAAATTAATAAAAGTAATTATTCTGCTGACAGCATTCAGGCCTTAGAAGGAATGGAACATGTACGTATGCGTCCGTCAATGTATATTGGAGATGTTGGAATTAGAGGATTACACCATTTAGTATATGAAGTAGTAGACAACTCTATTGACGAAGCAATGGCAGGCCATTGTAACACCATAGATGTTATAATAAATGAGAACGGTTCTTTATCTGTAAAAGATAATGGTCGTGGTATTCCTGTTGGAATGCATAAAAAAGAAGGTGTTTCTGCTTTAGAAGTTGTAATGACAAAGATTGGAGCTGGAGGTAAATTTGATAAAGATTCTTATAAAGTTTCTGGTGGTTTACACGGTGTTGGTGTTTCTGTTGTAAATGCCTTATCCGATCATTTAAAAGCAACCGTATATTCTGGAGACGGTAAAATTTGGGAACAAGAATACGAACGTGGTAAAGCACTATACCCTGCTAAACCTGTTGGTGAAACTACCGAAAAAGGTACTATGGTAACATTTTTACCTGACGCTTCAATTTTTACCCAAACTATAGAATTCAACTACGTAACTTTAGCAACTCGTTTACGTGAACTTTCGTTCTTAAATAAAGGTGTTACTTTAACTTTAACAGATAAAAGAGTTAAAGATGATGAAGGTAATTTTATTTCTGAAACATTCCATAGTGACGAAGGTTTACCTGAATTTATAAAATACTTAGATGAAACACGTGAGCAACTAACCGCTGGAATCATTTCAATGGAAGGTGAAAAAAATGGAATCCCTGTTGAAGTAGCAATGGTTTATAACACTTCTTATGCAGAGAATTTACATTCTTACGTAAACAACATTAATACACACGAAGGAGGAACACACTTATCTGGTTTTAGACGTGGTTTAACTAACACGCTTAAAAAATATGCTGAATCATCTGGTATGTTAGATAAGTTAAAATTTGATATTGCTGGTGATGATTTTCGTGAAGGATTAACAGCTATTATATCTGTAAAAGTTGCAGAACCTCAATTTGAAGGTCAAACTAAAACTAAATTAGGAAACAGAGAAGTTACTTCAGCAGTAAGTCAAGCTGTTTCTGAAATGTTACAAGATTATTTAGAAGAAAACCCTGCAGATGCCAAAACAATTGTACAAAAAGTTGTTTTAGCTGCACAAGCAAGACACGCAGCGCGTAAAGCCCGAGAAATGGTGCAACGTAAAACTGTAATGTCTATTGGAGGTCTACCTGGTAAATTAAGTGACTGTTCTGAAACAGATCCAGAACATTGCGAAATATTCCTTGTTGAGGGAGATTCTGCAGGTGGAACTGCAAAACAAGGACGTGATAGAGCTTTTCAAGCAATTTTACCCTTACGTGGTAAAATTTTAAATGTTGAAAAAGCAATGCAACATAAAGTATTCGATAACGAAGAGATAAAAAATATGTACACCGCTTTAGGTGTTTCTATCGGTACAGAAGAAGATCCAAGAGCATTAAATCTAGACAAGCTTCGCTACAATAAAATAGTTATTATGTGTGACGCCGATGTAGATGGTAGTCACATTGCAACATTAATTCTTACATTCTTCTTTAGATATATGAAAGAATTAATAGAAAATGGTCATATCTATATAGCTACTCCACCTTTATATTTAGTTAAAAAAGGTCAAAAAAGAGAATATGCTTGGAATGAAGACCAACGCGATTTAATTGCACGTAACTTAGGAGGAAATGTAAACATACAACGTTACAAAGGTCTTGGAGAGATGAATGCTACCCAACTTTGGGACACAACTATGAACCCTGAATTTAGAACATTACGCCAAGTTACTGTTAACAACCTAACAGAAGCAGATAGAGTATTTTCTATGCTAATGGGTGATGAAGTACCACCTCGTAGAGAGTTTATAGAGAAAAATGCAAAATATGCAAATATTGATGCTTAA
- the mdh gene encoding malate dehydrogenase gives MKVTVVGAGAVGASCAEYIAIKNFADEVTLIDIKEGFAEGKAMDLMQCASLNGFDTQITGVTNDYSATAGSDVAVITSGIPRKPGMTREELIGINAGIVKTVSENLIKYSPEVIIIVVSNPMDTMAYLAHKATGLPKNRIIGMGGALDSARFKFRIAEALGCPASDVDGMVIGGHSDTGMVPLIGKAARNSVKVSEFLSEERMQQIVEDTKVGGATLTKLLGTSAWYAPGAAVSAMVQAIALDSKKMFPCSALLDGEYGLSDISIGVPCIIGKNGIEKIVEIELTEAELAKIQESAAGVKATNALLD, from the coding sequence ATGAAAGTAACAGTAGTAGGTGCTGGTGCTGTAGGTGCAAGTTGTGCTGAGTACATAGCCATTAAAAATTTCGCAGACGAAGTAACATTAATCGACATTAAAGAAGGTTTTGCTGAAGGTAAAGCAATGGATTTAATGCAATGTGCATCATTAAATGGGTTTGACACTCAAATTACTGGTGTAACTAACGATTACTCAGCTACAGCAGGTAGTGATGTAGCAGTTATTACAAGTGGTATTCCTAGAAAACCAGGAATGACACGTGAAGAGTTAATTGGAATTAACGCAGGTATTGTAAAAACTGTTTCTGAAAACTTAATAAAATACTCTCCTGAGGTTATTATTATTGTAGTAAGTAACCCAATGGATACAATGGCATATTTAGCTCATAAAGCTACAGGATTACCAAAAAACAGAATTATTGGAATGGGTGGTGCTCTAGATAGTGCACGTTTTAAATTCCGTATAGCTGAAGCTTTAGGTTGCCCTGCTTCTGATGTAGATGGAATGGTTATTGGTGGTCACAGTGATACCGGAATGGTTCCACTAATAGGTAAAGCTGCTCGTAACAGTGTAAAAGTTTCTGAATTTTTATCAGAAGAAAGAATGCAACAAATTGTTGAAGACACCAAAGTTGGTGGAGCAACATTAACTAAATTATTAGGAACAAGTGCTTGGTACGCTCCAGGTGCAGCAGTTTCTGCAATGGTACAAGCTATTGCTTTAGACTCTAAAAAAATGTTCCCTTGTTCTGCTTTATTAGATGGTGAATACGGTTTAAGTGATATTTCAATTGGTGTACCTTGTATTATTGGTAAAAACGGAATTGAAAAAATTGTTGAAATTGAATTAACTGAAGCTGAACTTGCTAAAATTCAAGAAAGTGCTGCTGGTGTTAAAGCTACAAATGCTTTATTAGACTAG
- a CDS encoding formate--tetrahydrofolate ligase, protein MKHLSDIEIAQKNSMVHIKEIAAKLGVDEDVIEMYGKYKAKLPLNLIDEEKIKKNNLILVTAITPTPAGEGKTTVSIGLTEGLHKIGKDATVVLREPSLGPVFGIKGGAAGGGYSQVVPMEDINLHFTGDFNAVEKANNLLAALIDNNLQSKCCKLNLDPRTIHWKRVMDMNDRSLRNIVVGLGGTANGIPREDGFDITPASEVMAILCMSTDFEDLKKRLGNIFIGYTFDKKPVFARDLKAENAMAILLKQAIRPNLVQTLEGNPAIIHGGPFANIAQGTNTIIATKMGLSLSNYVITEAGFGADLGAEKFLNIKCQSAGLSPKAVVLVVTIRALRHHGGATKEAYNTPNLEFVKKGFCNLEKHVENIRKFNIEPVVAINAFSSDTYEEIKYITDKCKKVGVQAVVTEGWAKGGKGATKLAKAVVKVVEANKSNFKPLYDWNSPVKEKIEKIAKEIYGATAVDFDKKAKLNLRRIEKLGFNDFAICIAKTQKSFSDNELLVGRPENFTVTVREIEIAAGARFIIPILGAMMRMPGLPETPASENMTIDNEGVISGLS, encoded by the coding sequence ATGAAGCATTTATCAGATATTGAAATTGCACAGAAAAATAGCATGGTGCATATAAAGGAAATTGCAGCTAAATTGGGTGTAGATGAAGATGTAATTGAAATGTATGGAAAATATAAAGCCAAATTACCTTTAAACCTTATAGATGAAGAAAAAATAAAGAAAAACAACTTAATTTTAGTAACAGCAATTACGCCAACTCCTGCGGGAGAAGGTAAAACTACAGTGTCAATTGGTTTAACAGAAGGATTACACAAAATTGGGAAAGATGCTACTGTGGTACTACGCGAACCTTCTTTGGGGCCTGTTTTTGGTATTAAAGGTGGTGCTGCAGGCGGAGGTTATTCTCAAGTTGTGCCTATGGAAGATATTAACTTGCATTTTACCGGAGATTTTAACGCTGTAGAAAAAGCTAATAATTTGTTGGCCGCTTTAATCGATAATAATTTACAAAGTAAATGTTGTAAATTAAATTTAGATCCAAGAACTATTCATTGGAAGCGCGTTATGGATATGAATGATAGATCTTTACGCAATATTGTTGTTGGTTTAGGTGGAACAGCAAATGGAATTCCAAGAGAAGATGGTTTTGATATTACTCCAGCTTCTGAAGTAATGGCAATACTTTGTATGTCAACTGATTTTGAAGATTTAAAAAAACGTTTAGGAAATATATTTATTGGTTATACCTTTGATAAAAAGCCTGTTTTTGCACGTGACTTAAAAGCCGAAAATGCAATGGCAATTTTATTAAAACAGGCAATTAGACCTAATTTAGTGCAAACTTTAGAAGGTAATCCAGCAATAATACATGGAGGTCCATTTGCCAATATAGCACAAGGAACAAATACAATTATTGCAACTAAAATGGGACTTTCATTATCAAATTATGTAATTACCGAGGCTGGTTTTGGTGCGGATTTAGGTGCTGAAAAGTTTTTAAATATTAAATGCCAATCTGCAGGTTTAAGCCCTAAAGCAGTAGTTTTAGTTGTTACAATTAGAGCTTTACGTCACCATGGAGGCGCTACAAAGGAAGCGTATAATACACCGAATTTAGAATTTGTAAAGAAAGGGTTTTGTAATTTAGAAAAACACGTAGAAAATATTAGAAAGTTTAATATAGAACCTGTAGTGGCTATTAACGCATTTTCAAGTGATACTTATGAAGAGATTAAATACATTACTGATAAATGTAAAAAAGTTGGTGTGCAAGCTGTTGTAACTGAAGGATGGGCAAAAGGAGGTAAAGGAGCTACAAAATTAGCAAAAGCAGTGGTAAAAGTTGTTGAAGCTAATAAATCGAATTTTAAACCTTTGTATGATTGGAATTCTCCAGTTAAAGAGAAAATAGAAAAAATTGCTAAAGAAATTTATGGGGCTACAGCTGTAGATTTTGATAAAAAAGCCAAATTAAATTTAAGGAGAATTGAAAAGCTTGGATTTAATGATTTTGCGATTTGTATTGCAAAAACACAAAAATCTTTTTCAGACAATGAACTTTTAGTAGGTAGACCTGAAAATTTTACTGTTACTGTTCGAGAAATTGAAATTGCTGCCGGTGCTAGGTTTATTATTCCAATACTTGGAGCTATGATGCGTATGCCTGGATTGCCTGAAACGCCAGCGTCAGAAAACATGACAATAGATAATGAAGGAGTCATCTCTGGATTGTCTTAA